Proteins encoded in a region of the Cupriavidus pauculus genome:
- the ileS gene encoding isoleucine--tRNA ligase — protein sequence MSDDKRAKPEKSKYPVNLLDTPFPMRGDLPKREPQWVKQWQDKQLYKKIRAARKGAKKFVLHDGPPYANGDIHIGHAVNKVLKDMIVKARGLTGLDAVYVPGWDCHGMPIEIQIEKQFGKGLPVQEVQSKARAYATEQIARQMKDFERLGVLGDWAHPYLTMNFSNEADELRALGKIMEKGYVFRGLKPVNWCFDCGSALAEAEVEYKDKVDLSIDVGFPFAETDKLAHAFHVPLAQLEAKPGWIVIWTTTPWTIPSNQALNVHPEVEYALVDTPRGYLILATERVEEQLKTYGLEGKVVATARGEALSEIRFHHPLAKMDAGYDRLSPIYLGDYVTTDTGSGIVHSAPAYGVEDFQSCKAHGMPDADIISPVMGDGVYASTLPLFGGQMIWDANPKIVAVLEQSGNLFNSHKYEHSYMHCWRHKTPIIYRATSQWFAGMDVVPTNDGPTLRETALAGIEATEFYPAWGKQRLHNMIAHRPDWTLSRQRQWGVPMAFFVHKETGALHPRTPELLEEVAKRVAQHGIEAWQTLDPKELLGEEAALYEKNRDTLDVWFDSGTTHWTVIRGSHRDDLYDPSADEPDGRLADLYLEGSDQHRGWFHSSLLTASMLYGKPPYKALLTHGFTVDGEGRKMSKSVGNTVSPQDISNKMGAEIIRLWVASTDYSGELSISDEILKRVVEGYRRIRNTLRFLLSNLTDYDHAQHALPPSQWLEIDRYAVALTDRLQKEVLSHYDAYEFHPVVAKLQTFCSEDLGGFYLDVLKDRLYTTAPNSQARRAAQNALYHITQAMLHWMAPFLSFTAEEAWQIFAHGTEHKDTIFTSTYYAVPAVDAADDLLQKWHEIRAVRAEVTRQLEAVRVEGEIGSSLQAEVTIAAGGPVLAALRSLDDDLRFVLLTSAAKVEPAPEGGDLLVTVTPSAHAKCERCWHYRADVGHNPAHPTLCGRCDSNLFGAGEHRSHA from the coding sequence ATGTCCGACGACAAACGCGCCAAGCCCGAGAAAAGCAAGTATCCGGTCAACCTGCTGGATACGCCGTTCCCCATGCGGGGCGACCTGCCCAAGCGTGAGCCGCAATGGGTCAAGCAATGGCAGGACAAGCAGCTCTACAAGAAGATCCGCGCGGCGCGCAAGGGTGCGAAGAAATTCGTGCTCCATGACGGCCCCCCGTATGCCAATGGCGACATCCATATCGGCCACGCGGTCAACAAGGTCCTCAAGGACATGATCGTGAAGGCGCGCGGCCTGACGGGCCTCGACGCCGTGTACGTGCCGGGCTGGGATTGCCACGGCATGCCGATCGAGATCCAGATCGAGAAGCAGTTCGGCAAGGGCCTGCCCGTGCAGGAAGTCCAGTCGAAGGCCCGCGCGTACGCCACCGAGCAGATCGCGCGCCAGATGAAGGACTTCGAGCGCCTCGGCGTGCTCGGTGACTGGGCGCACCCGTACCTGACCATGAACTTCAGCAACGAGGCCGACGAACTGCGCGCCCTCGGCAAGATCATGGAGAAGGGCTACGTGTTCCGCGGCCTGAAGCCCGTGAACTGGTGCTTCGACTGCGGCTCCGCGCTTGCCGAAGCCGAGGTCGAGTACAAGGACAAGGTCGACCTGTCGATCGACGTCGGCTTCCCGTTCGCCGAGACCGACAAGCTCGCGCACGCTTTCCACGTGCCGCTCGCGCAGCTCGAGGCCAAGCCGGGCTGGATCGTGATCTGGACCACCACGCCCTGGACGATCCCGTCGAACCAGGCGCTCAACGTGCATCCCGAGGTCGAGTACGCGCTCGTCGATACGCCGCGCGGCTACCTGATCCTCGCCACCGAGCGCGTGGAAGAGCAGCTCAAGACCTACGGCCTGGAAGGCAAAGTCGTGGCCACCGCGCGCGGCGAGGCCCTGTCGGAGATCCGCTTCCACCATCCGCTCGCGAAGATGGACGCCGGCTACGACCGCCTGTCGCCGATCTACCTCGGCGACTACGTGACCACCGACACGGGCTCGGGCATCGTGCACTCGGCGCCCGCCTACGGCGTGGAGGATTTCCAGTCGTGCAAGGCGCATGGCATGCCCGACGCGGACATCATCAGCCCGGTGATGGGCGATGGCGTCTACGCGAGCACGCTGCCGCTGTTCGGCGGCCAGATGATCTGGGACGCCAACCCGAAGATCGTCGCGGTGCTCGAACAATCGGGCAACCTGTTCAACTCGCACAAGTACGAGCACAGCTACATGCACTGCTGGCGTCACAAGACGCCGATCATCTATCGCGCCACCTCGCAATGGTTCGCGGGCATGGATGTGGTGCCGACCAACGACGGCCCGACGCTGCGCGAGACCGCGCTCGCGGGCATCGAGGCCACCGAGTTCTATCCGGCCTGGGGCAAGCAGCGCCTGCACAACATGATCGCGCATCGCCCGGACTGGACGCTCTCGCGCCAGCGCCAATGGGGCGTGCCGATGGCCTTCTTCGTGCACAAGGAAACCGGCGCGCTGCATCCGCGCACGCCGGAGCTGCTGGAAGAAGTGGCGAAGCGCGTGGCACAGCATGGCATCGAAGCCTGGCAGACGCTCGATCCGAAGGAACTGCTCGGTGAAGAGGCCGCGCTGTACGAGAAGAACCGCGACACGCTCGACGTGTGGTTCGACTCGGGCACCACGCACTGGACCGTGATCCGCGGCTCGCACCGCGACGATCTCTACGATCCGTCCGCCGACGAACCGGATGGCCGCCTCGCGGACCTGTACCTCGAGGGTTCGGACCAGCATCGTGGCTGGTTCCACTCGTCGCTGCTGACGGCCTCGATGCTGTACGGCAAGCCGCCGTACAAGGCGCTGCTCACGCACGGCTTCACCGTCGATGGCGAAGGCCGCAAGATGTCGAAGTCGGTCGGCAACACCGTGTCGCCGCAGGACATCTCGAACAAGATGGGCGCCGAGATCATCCGTCTGTGGGTAGCCTCGACCGACTACTCGGGCGAGCTGTCGATCTCCGACGAGATTCTCAAGCGCGTGGTGGAAGGCTATCGCCGCATCCGCAACACGCTGCGCTTCCTGCTGTCGAACCTGACCGACTACGACCACGCGCAGCACGCGCTGCCGCCGTCGCAATGGCTCGAGATCGACCGCTACGCGGTGGCGCTGACCGACCGCCTGCAGAAGGAAGTGCTGTCGCACTACGACGCGTACGAATTCCATCCGGTGGTGGCCAAGCTGCAGACGTTCTGCTCCGAAGACCTCGGCGGCTTCTATCTCGACGTGCTGAAGGACCGCCTGTACACGACGGCACCGAACTCGCAGGCACGCCGCGCCGCGCAGAACGCGCTGTATCACATCACGCAGGCGATGCTGCACTGGATGGCGCCGTTCCTGTCGTTCACGGCCGAAGAAGCGTGGCAGATCTTCGCGCACGGTACCGAGCACAAGGACACGATCTTCACGAGCACGTACTACGCGGTGCCCGCCGTCGATGCCGCGGACGACCTGCTGCAGAAGTGGCACGAGATCCGCGCCGTGCGCGCCGAGGTGACCAGGCAACTCGAAGCGGTGCGCGTCGAGGGCGAGATCGGTTCGTCGCTGCAGGCGGAAGTCACGATCGCCGCGGGCGGCCCGGTGCTGGCCGCGCTGCGGAGCCTCGACGACGATCTGCGCTTCGTGCTGCTGACCTCCGCGGCCAAGGTGGAGCCGGCGCCGGAAGGCGGCGACCTGCTCGTCACGGTCACGCCGTCCGCGCACGCCAAGTGCGAGCGCTGCTGGCACTATCGCGCCGACGTGGGCCACAATCCGGCCCACCCCACCCTCTGCGGCCGCTGCGACAGCAACCTGTTCGGCGCCGGTGAACACAGGAGCCACGCCTGA
- a CDS encoding bifunctional riboflavin kinase/FAD synthetase, with protein MKVFRGLPNAESRAPCALTIGNFDGVHRGHQSLLARARAAADARGLPLCVMTFEPHPREFFTPDRAPKRIALLRDKLDALRANGVDRVVVEHFNAHFAAQSPQAFVENVLWHGLHARWVLVGDDFRFGARRAGDVDFLREAGQQYGFDVEQMGSVSEGGVRISSSAVRQALEEGDLEHARRLLGHGYAISGHVIHGRKLGRDLGFPTLNLRISHKRPAVNGIFVVQVHGLADRPLPGVASIGVRPTIEDAGRVLLEVHLFDFNANLYGKLVRVEFMKKLRDEARFDSLDELTAAIAKDSADARAFFGLTAPDATSATDRIR; from the coding sequence GTGAAAGTCTTCCGCGGCCTGCCCAACGCCGAAAGCCGGGCGCCCTGCGCGCTCACCATCGGCAATTTCGACGGTGTGCACCGCGGCCACCAGTCGCTGCTCGCGCGCGCCCGCGCGGCCGCCGACGCACGCGGCCTGCCGCTGTGCGTGATGACCTTCGAGCCGCATCCGCGCGAATTCTTCACGCCCGACCGCGCGCCGAAACGCATCGCGCTGCTGCGCGACAAGCTGGATGCGCTGCGCGCCAATGGCGTGGATCGCGTGGTGGTGGAACACTTCAACGCCCACTTTGCCGCGCAGTCGCCGCAAGCCTTCGTCGAGAACGTGCTGTGGCACGGGCTGCACGCGCGCTGGGTGCTGGTCGGCGACGACTTCCGGTTTGGCGCGCGGCGCGCCGGTGACGTGGACTTCCTGCGCGAGGCGGGCCAGCAGTACGGCTTCGACGTCGAGCAGATGGGCTCCGTCTCCGAAGGTGGCGTGCGGATCTCCAGCTCGGCGGTGCGCCAGGCGCTCGAGGAAGGCGACCTCGAGCACGCGCGGCGGCTGCTGGGCCACGGCTATGCGATCAGCGGCCACGTGATCCACGGCCGCAAGCTCGGCCGCGACCTCGGTTTTCCGACGCTGAACCTGCGTATCTCGCACAAGCGCCCGGCCGTCAACGGCATCTTCGTGGTGCAGGTGCATGGGCTCGCCGACCGGCCGTTGCCGGGCGTGGCCAGCATCGGCGTGCGGCCGACCATCGAGGACGCGGGCCGCGTGCTGCTGGAAGTGCATCTGTTCGATTTCAATGCGAACCTCTACGGCAAGCTCGTGCGCGTGGAGTTCATGAAGAAGCTGCGCGACGAGGCGCGCTTCGACAGCCTGGACGAGCTGACCGCCGCCATCGCGAAGGACAGTGCCGACGCGCGGGCATTCTTTGGGCTGACCGCCCCGGACGCGACCTCGGCAACCGACCGAATTAGGTAG
- a CDS encoding hybrid sensor histidine kinase/response regulator, translating to MNALLNKLLPPPGPPLDTETRAKLLATVHRVSPTGIGASLVLPGLTAATFWHEAQHTALLAWCAVMLILTATVAWFYFGYKRDGGRMSRSAHTRKWWNNMRVYSFVTGLTWGSSALLHLYTDSSVFSAVLYLLTLGVLAGGATSQSPVPSNLVFAGVPILVPNVLLADFAFPGHGGYVQLLLIVYALMLARHALNLQHALVRAIQLESGSRRLAKQFQEEKERALHASEEKSRFLAAASHDLRQPVHALVMLVEALRARNQSSALHPLVEQVAAGTQTIDLLFRSLLDLSKLEGRKVLPTLEPCDLNGLIHDVMSQFAADARESGLSLNPRVPDEIYAMAEPVLLRRALFNLVQNALRYTKRGGILVTARQRRKHIRLEVWDTGAGITPEHLPDIFSPYYQVHNPQRDPSQGLGLGLAIFKECVRLMRGTYGVRSVPGKGSVFWFALAPAPAESIASIRAMRANARAEEAKPEPMRGTVLVVDDDNQIRKAWIALMEAWGIRVACAAHGAEADSLFRKGLKPDIIFCDLRLPGSENGLDLLERWQTTQPQARSALLTGDLKSDALVAAEEAGYFVLPKPVDPAALRMLLRRWLHPA from the coding sequence TTGAACGCGCTGCTCAACAAGTTACTGCCCCCGCCCGGGCCGCCGCTCGACACCGAGACGCGCGCAAAACTGCTGGCCACGGTCCATCGCGTCTCCCCGACGGGGATCGGCGCTTCGCTCGTGCTGCCAGGCCTGACGGCCGCGACGTTCTGGCACGAGGCCCAGCACACGGCGCTGCTGGCATGGTGCGCGGTCATGCTGATCCTGACGGCCACGGTCGCGTGGTTCTACTTCGGCTACAAGCGCGATGGCGGCCGCATGAGCCGTTCCGCCCACACGCGCAAGTGGTGGAACAACATGCGCGTGTACTCGTTCGTCACGGGGCTCACGTGGGGCAGCTCGGCGCTGCTGCATCTCTATACGGACTCGAGCGTGTTCTCGGCGGTGCTCTATCTGCTGACACTCGGCGTGCTGGCCGGCGGTGCCACGTCGCAGTCGCCGGTCCCGTCGAACCTCGTCTTCGCGGGGGTGCCGATCCTCGTGCCGAACGTGCTGCTCGCCGACTTCGCGTTCCCGGGGCACGGCGGCTATGTGCAGCTGTTGCTGATCGTCTACGCGCTGATGCTCGCGCGCCATGCGCTGAACCTCCAGCACGCGCTCGTGCGCGCCATCCAGCTCGAGAGCGGCAGCCGCCGGCTGGCCAAGCAGTTCCAGGAAGAAAAGGAACGCGCGCTCCATGCCAGCGAGGAGAAATCGCGCTTTCTCGCCGCGGCCAGCCATGACCTGCGGCAGCCCGTGCATGCGCTGGTCATGCTCGTGGAAGCGTTGCGCGCGCGCAACCAGTCGAGCGCGCTGCACCCGCTCGTGGAGCAGGTCGCGGCGGGCACGCAGACCATCGACCTGCTGTTCCGCTCGCTGCTGGACCTCTCCAAGCTCGAGGGCCGCAAGGTACTGCCCACGCTGGAGCCCTGCGACCTCAACGGGCTGATCCATGACGTGATGAGCCAGTTCGCGGCCGATGCGCGCGAGAGCGGCCTGTCGCTGAATCCGCGGGTTCCCGACGAGATCTACGCGATGGCCGAACCGGTGCTGCTGCGGCGCGCGCTGTTCAACCTCGTGCAGAACGCGCTGCGCTACACGAAGCGCGGCGGCATCCTCGTCACGGCCCGGCAACGCCGCAAGCATATTCGCCTCGAGGTGTGGGATACGGGCGCGGGCATCACCCCGGAGCATCTGCCCGATATCTTCTCGCCGTATTACCAGGTCCACAACCCGCAGCGCGATCCGTCGCAGGGGCTCGGCCTTGGCCTCGCGATCTTCAAGGAGTGCGTGCGGCTGATGCGCGGAACGTACGGCGTGCGGTCCGTGCCGGGCAAGGGATCGGTGTTCTGGTTCGCGCTCGCGCCGGCGCCGGCGGAATCCATCGCCAGCATCCGCGCGATGCGCGCCAATGCGCGCGCCGAGGAAGCGAAGCCGGAGCCGATGCGCGGCACCGTGCTCGTGGTCGATGACGACAATCAGATCCGCAAGGCGTGGATCGCGCTGATGGAAGCGTGGGGTATCCGCGTGGCATGCGCCGCGCATGGCGCCGAGGCCGACAGCCTGTTCCGCAAGGGGTTGAAGCCGGACATCATCTTCTGCGATCTGCGGCTTCCGGGCAGCGAGAATGGGCTGGACCTGCTCGAGCGCTGGCAGACCACGCAGCCGCAGGCGCGCAGTGCATTGCTCACGGGCGATCTGAAATCCGACGCGCTCGTGGCGGCGGAAGAGGCGGGGTACTTCGTGTTGCCGAAACCGGTCGATCCGGCGGCATTGCGCATGCTGCTGCGCCGTTGGCTGCATCCGGCCTGA
- a CDS encoding response regulator, with amino-acid sequence MSNTAPTLLVVDDHPMALSGTTAFLAEVMPDVAVHAAGSAKEALNSLQQGLRPDIVLLDIWLNDGTGFDAMQTFKTVIPGARFIFMSAEATPEIVGRARALSACGFVGKHLDANAFTAAVRKVLAGDTSFPTDEALSGRSQQFGPAHGIPVTPAELGLTPRQGSVLALVLEGLPNKVIARKLGLTENTVKEHVSAILQRLGVRTRMQVMSRMERFRLRQ; translated from the coding sequence ATGTCGAACACTGCACCGACTCTGTTGGTGGTCGATGATCATCCTATGGCCCTATCAGGCACGACCGCGTTTCTCGCGGAAGTCATGCCGGACGTCGCGGTTCACGCGGCCGGCAGTGCCAAAGAGGCTCTCAACTCGCTGCAACAGGGATTGCGTCCCGATATCGTGCTGCTCGATATCTGGCTGAACGACGGCACGGGCTTCGATGCCATGCAGACGTTCAAGACCGTGATCCCCGGCGCGCGATTTATTTTCATGTCGGCGGAAGCCACGCCCGAGATCGTGGGCCGTGCCCGCGCGCTCTCCGCGTGCGGTTTCGTCGGCAAGCACCTCGATGCCAACGCGTTCACCGCGGCGGTCCGCAAGGTGCTCGCCGGCGATACGAGTTTTCCGACCGATGAAGCGCTCAGCGGCCGCTCGCAGCAGTTCGGGCCCGCGCATGGCATCCCCGTCACGCCGGCGGAACTGGGCCTGACCCCGCGTCAGGGCTCGGTGCTCGCACTGGTGCTGGAAGGGCTGCCGAACAAGGTCATCGCGCGCAAGCTCGGCCTGACCGAAAACACCGTCAAGGAACACGTGTCCGCGATCCTGCAGCGCCTTGGTGTGCGTACGCGCATGCAGGTCATGTCGCGCATGGAGCGTTTCCGCCTGCGCCAGTAA
- the purN gene encoding phosphoribosylglycinamide formyltransferase, with translation MKNIVILISGRGTNMEAIVRACESERWPARVAAILSNRADAAGLQFAAEHGIPTIVIDHQHYPDRAAFDTAMRDAIDACQPDLVVLAGFMRILTPAFVDHYAGRMLNIHPSLLPSFPGLKTHRQALDAGVKLHGATVHFVTSELDHGPIVMQGALDVLPGDTPESLAERLLDCEHIIYPRAVRWFIENRLRVQDGIVHVHPAEPQWFLALSASAGVAGISS, from the coding sequence ATGAAAAATATTGTGATCCTGATCTCGGGCCGTGGCACAAACATGGAAGCCATCGTCCGTGCCTGCGAATCCGAGCGCTGGCCTGCCCGGGTTGCGGCTATCCTGTCGAATCGCGCGGATGCCGCAGGCCTGCAGTTTGCCGCCGAGCATGGTATCCCCACGATCGTTATCGACCATCAGCATTATCCCGACCGTGCCGCTTTCGATACGGCCATGCGCGACGCGATCGACGCATGTCAGCCGGATCTGGTAGTGCTGGCGGGCTTCATGCGCATTCTCACGCCGGCCTTCGTCGACCACTACGCGGGCCGCATGCTGAATATTCACCCGTCGCTGCTGCCGAGTTTTCCTGGCCTCAAGACGCATCGGCAGGCGCTCGATGCGGGCGTCAAGCTTCATGGCGCGACGGTGCATTTCGTGACTTCTGAACTCGATCATGGTCCGATCGTGATGCAGGGGGCACTCGACGTTCTGCCTGGCGACACACCCGAGTCGTTGGCCGAACGTCTGCTCGATTGCGAGCACATCATCTATCCGCGTGCCGTACGCTGGTTCATCGAGAACCGGCTGCGCGTGCAGGACGGCATCGTTCACGTTCACCCGGCCGAACCGCAGTGGTTCCTGGCCCTTTCAGCCAGCGCCGGCGTGGCAGGTATCTCATCATGA
- a CDS encoding RsmB/NOP family class I SAM-dependent RNA methyltransferase, whose product MTISRNHATPEQNRQRNRSKGKSSPIRKAGGKPDANGPRTGTDGAFARSSSGLQAFHLQHIDRLLGKVLLFARPADSVVSHYFRENSKLGHRERGIIAEAIFAVLRRRVEFGQFAESGTGSATRRLGLLGLAATLGRDALTPFLYPDEAEWLDRLTTIERASLAPRVRANLPEWLYDDLLARHGEAFTAALGDAWLRPAPLDLRANLAKVSREQAIEELEAAGIGAAPTPMAPAGIRLAGKPALNQLPLFINGGVEVQDEGSQLLCNLVAPKRGEMVVDFCAGAGGKTLALGVAMRSTGRLYAFDVSEKRLANLKPRLARSGLSNVHPVLIDSERDAKVKRLAGKIDRVLVDAPCSGLGTLRRNPDLKWRQTPESVVELTEKQRAILDSAARLVKGGGRIVYATCSVLEAENEAIVRDFLATHDNFRLVPVQEVFAEQKIEVPSLPADSGMLALFPHIHQTDGFFAAVLERTR is encoded by the coding sequence ATGACAATCAGTCGTAATCACGCAACACCCGAACAGAATCGACAGCGAAATCGCAGCAAGGGCAAGTCGAGCCCGATCCGAAAAGCGGGCGGCAAGCCCGATGCCAACGGTCCGCGCACCGGTACCGATGGCGCGTTCGCGCGCAGCAGCAGCGGCCTGCAGGCGTTTCATCTGCAGCACATCGATCGTCTGCTCGGCAAGGTGCTGCTGTTCGCGCGTCCCGCGGACAGCGTGGTCAGCCATTACTTCCGCGAGAACAGCAAGCTCGGCCACCGCGAGCGCGGCATCATCGCCGAGGCGATCTTCGCGGTGTTGCGCCGGCGCGTCGAATTCGGTCAGTTCGCCGAAAGCGGTACCGGTTCCGCCACGCGCCGCCTGGGCCTGCTGGGCCTCGCCGCCACGCTCGGCCGCGACGCGCTGACACCGTTCCTGTATCCCGACGAGGCCGAGTGGCTCGACCGCCTGACCACGATCGAGCGCGCGAGCCTCGCGCCGCGCGTGCGCGCGAACCTGCCCGAGTGGCTGTACGACGATCTGCTCGCCCGCCACGGCGAGGCCTTCACGGCCGCGCTCGGCGACGCCTGGCTGCGTCCGGCGCCGCTGGACCTGCGTGCCAATCTGGCCAAGGTGTCGCGCGAACAGGCCATCGAGGAGCTCGAGGCCGCCGGTATCGGCGCCGCGCCCACGCCGATGGCGCCGGCCGGCATCCGCCTCGCGGGCAAGCCCGCGCTGAACCAGTTGCCGCTGTTCATCAATGGCGGCGTCGAAGTGCAGGACGAAGGCAGCCAGCTGCTGTGCAACCTGGTGGCACCGAAGCGCGGCGAGATGGTTGTCGACTTCTGCGCGGGCGCGGGCGGCAAGACGCTCGCGCTGGGCGTGGCGATGCGCTCGACGGGCCGTCTGTACGCATTCGACGTCTCCGAAAAGCGTCTGGCCAACCTGAAGCCGCGTCTCGCGCGCAGCGGGCTGTCCAACGTGCATCCGGTGCTGATCGACTCCGAGCGCGACGCCAAGGTCAAGCGCCTGGCGGGCAAGATCGATCGCGTACTCGTGGATGCGCCATGCAGCGGCCTCGGCACCCTGCGCCGCAATCCCGACCTCAAGTGGCGCCAGACGCCCGAGTCGGTCGTCGAGCTGACCGAGAAGCAGCGCGCGATCCTCGACTCCGCCGCGCGTCTGGTGAAGGGCGGCGGCCGCATCGTCTACGCCACCTGCAGCGTGCTCGAGGCCGAGAACGAAGCTATCGTGCGCGATTTTCTGGCAACGCACGACAATTTCCGCCTGGTCCCCGTGCAGGAAGTGTTTGCCGAGCAGAAGATCGAAGTCCCCTCGTTGCCGGCCGATAGCGGCATGTTGGCGCTATTTCCGCATATCCACCAGACCGACGGCTTCTTCGCCGCGGTGCTCGAACGGACGCGCTGA
- a CDS encoding mechanosensitive ion channel family protein, with protein sequence MLDDLIRDAGGQAFFWQIAVLAGCLVVAWFLARHVVKRLDARYATSSFALRFAAASLERAMFPLFGWLLVMVARYALVPLGSVSVLRLALVPLFGITFLYFAFYILRRVMSGDGQLQGMLVLVEKVLTTLVWLGMGLYVMGLLWDVIGWMQDVRFSVGGKQDVSLASTLLGAIWILLTVLVAMWFGSWLEDRLMRAPSLDTNLKVVLTRIAKALLLVVALLLSLSLVGIDLTVLSVFGGALGVGLGLGLQKIASNYISGFIILLDRSVKLGDQITVDKYTGIVAQIRTRYTVVRNGDGETLVPNEQLVAQSVQNHSFSNTNVRVATRVQADYAADPDTVIALLEACVRDLPRVLPEPKPTGFLVAFAESGIEYEIAVNIADPEKGKLGVQSAMNRAIWRTFKANGISIPYPQREIRATSGSLAEQTPQAPLQVGEKADVPPAPIR encoded by the coding sequence ATGCTCGATGACCTGATCCGCGATGCCGGCGGGCAGGCGTTCTTCTGGCAGATCGCGGTGCTGGCGGGCTGCCTCGTGGTCGCGTGGTTCCTCGCGCGCCATGTCGTGAAACGGCTCGACGCGCGCTATGCCACCTCGAGCTTCGCGCTGCGCTTTGCCGCCGCCAGCCTCGAGCGGGCCATGTTCCCGCTGTTCGGCTGGCTGCTGGTGATGGTCGCGCGCTACGCGCTGGTCCCGCTGGGTTCGGTCAGCGTGCTGCGGCTCGCGCTGGTGCCGCTGTTCGGCATCACGTTCCTGTATTTCGCGTTCTACATCCTCCGGCGCGTCATGTCGGGCGACGGCCAGCTGCAGGGCATGCTCGTGCTCGTCGAGAAGGTGCTGACGACCCTCGTGTGGCTCGGCATGGGCCTGTATGTGATGGGGCTGCTGTGGGACGTCATCGGCTGGATGCAGGACGTACGCTTCTCCGTAGGCGGCAAGCAGGACGTGAGCCTCGCGAGCACGCTGCTCGGCGCGATCTGGATCCTGCTGACCGTGCTGGTGGCCATGTGGTTCGGCTCGTGGCTCGAAGACCGGCTGATGCGCGCACCGAGCCTCGATACCAACCTCAAGGTCGTGCTCACGCGCATCGCCAAGGCATTGCTGCTGGTCGTGGCGCTGCTGCTGAGCCTGTCGCTCGTGGGTATCGACCTGACCGTGCTGTCGGTATTCGGCGGCGCGCTCGGGGTGGGTCTGGGCCTGGGTTTGCAGAAGATCGCGAGCAACTACATCTCGGGATTCATCATCCTGCTCGACCGCTCGGTCAAGCTCGGCGACCAGATCACGGTGGACAAGTACACGGGTATCGTGGCCCAGATCCGCACGCGCTACACCGTGGTGCGAAACGGGGACGGGGAAACGCTGGTGCCGAACGAGCAACTCGTGGCCCAGTCCGTCCAGAATCACTCGTTCTCGAATACCAATGTGCGCGTGGCGACACGTGTGCAGGCCGACTACGCCGCCGATCCCGACACCGTGATCGCGCTACTCGAGGCCTGTGTGCGCGATCTGCCACGCGTGCTCCCCGAACCGAAGCCGACCGGGTTTCTGGTCGCGTTCGCAGAAAGCGGCATCGAGTACGAAATTGCCGTCAACATCGCCGATCCCGAGAAGGGCAAGCTCGGCGTGCAATCGGCGATGAACCGCGCGATCTGGCGCACGTTCAAGGCAAACGGCATTTCCATCCCGTATCCGCAGCGCGAGATTCGTGCGACGTCGGGGTCACTCGCGGAACAAACGCCTCAGGCGCCTCTCCAAGTCGGGGAAAAAGCGGATGTTCCACCCGCGCCGATCCGGTAG